A single genomic interval of Argopecten irradians isolate NY chromosome 8, Ai_NY, whole genome shotgun sequence harbors:
- the LOC138330134 gene encoding uncharacterized protein — translation MDREEIDRMSVLLSRLLEKDIGSKEEVEIRRKTVLFKEQYDNVNNEKHSVFNTGSSAEGFSLMGSDNDAMIVDKCILVVKSKQQIPAESEHDMVLMIRDAPNCQLSYVELEVAVWRRCKEPMYKSLHKVGSKTFVSSDTYREEHVKQALKVGFNVASHGPSTGTEETITNAAFDVVHAFHCAAWPKEAMEWITRCRMCGWPPQALIDKIIKGGCHIVPVGDKSSENTFLQWRLSFAHAERLLIHSLSHNQFKTYGLLKIFLKNIKDRLESVFKEEDILSSYVLKTVIFHAVETTPESFWKESNTFTCFWLCFNILCAWVKAGYCPQYIIPKNNLFKRHIHGQNKRKLLEILSEMHEMKWMCLSIGKYVHPSILDILLDRDHQEELMQQQTPRQREATCDLQVLSCTIRKLSLMPVPRDKQLCYAIQSIQNVAKSQLDDFLVYYTLTKLLSLCSMSDYTPLKEAKSNKARYKDLKKCKQLLLPRSCWFSESLYLATFSYLTGNSKVALQICERVISSFQYYPGTSQVFAEQYDRYMRDHCGRGLSITQKLQQTFSSSVYFTKQCPGFCLPQLQAEMDELPLHGYIRIPPLPYAVFLEFICYHELGDIRRRDDSLCYLIAVKHDGDQGGQKHWVVHTLVGICHQTLGDSDRAIRSFEESFSTDTQWNPALDRIEALEDD, via the coding sequence ATGGACCGAGAAGAAATCGACAGGATGTCAGTCCTCTTATCTCGACTGTTAGAAAAAGACATCGGCTCCAAGGAAGAAGTTGAAATCAGAAGGAAGACGGTATTGTTTAAAGAACAATACGATAATGtaaacaatgaaaaacattCAGTTTTCAACACAGGCAGCTCCGCGGAAGGGTTCTCGTTGATGGGATCAGATAATGATGCGATGATTGTAGATAAATGTATACTGGTCGTTAAATCTAAACAGCAAATTCCAGCAGAGAGTGAGCATGATATGGTGCTAATGATACGAGACGCTCCCAACTGCCAGCTCAGTTATGTCGAGCTTGAAGTTGCAGTTTGGCGGAGATGTAAAGAACCCATGTATAAATCGTTACACAAAGTAGGAAGTAAAACATTTGTGTCTAGTGACACTTACAGAGAGGAACATGTCAAACAGGCTCTTAAAGTAGGTTTCAATGTAGCATCTCATGGTCCAAGTACGGGTACTGAGGAGACTATAACCAACGCTGCGTTTGACGTAGTGCACGCATTTCATTGTGCTGCTTGGCCAAAAGAGGCCATGGAATGGATCACGAGGTGTCGCATGTGCGGATGGCCACCACAAGCCCTGATAGATAAAATCATAAAAGGCGGATGCCACATCGTTCCTGTAGGTGACAAATCATCAGAGAATACGTTTCTACAGTGGAGATTATCCTTCGCGCACGCTGAAAGGCTTTTGATTCATTCTCTCAGCCATAACCAATTCAAAACTTATGGTTTGCTCAAAATCTTCTTGAAGAATATCAAAGACAGACTGGAGTCAGTTTTCAAAGAAGAGGACATTTTAAGCTCATACGTCTTGAAAACTGTGATCTTCCACGCGGTTGAAACAACGCCTGAATCTTTTTGGAAAGAAAGCAACACTTTTACTTGCTTTTGGCTTTGTTTTAATATCCTTTGTGCCTGGGTAAAAGCGGGTTATTGCCCTCAGTACATCATTCCGAAAAACAATCTGTTTAAGAGACATATTCACGGCCAGAACAAGAGGAAACTTCTCGAAATCCTTTCCGAAATGCATGAGATGAAATGGATGTGCTTGTCGATAGGGAAATATGTGCATCCATCAATTCTTGACATTCTGTTAGACAGAGATCACCAAGAAGAACTTATGCAACAGCAAACGCCTCGTCAGAGAGAAGCAACTTGTGACCTGCAGGTTCTCAGCTGCACTATCAGAAAATTATCTCTTATGCCAGTTCCGCGTGACAAACAGTTATGCTATGCGATTCAGTCCATCCAAAACGTTGCGAAATCCCAATTGGATGACTTTCTTGTCTACTACACTTTGACGAAACTTCTCTCTTTGTGTAGCATGAGCGACTATACTCCACTTAAAGAAGCAAAATCCAACAAGGCAAGATACAAGGACTTGAAGAAATGCAAACAACTTTTGCTACCGCGAAGTTGTTGGTTTTCCGAGAGTCTTTATCTAGCAACATTTTCTTACCTGACAGGGAATTCCAAGGTAGCATTACAAATATGCGAGAGAGTGATATcatcatttcaatattatcCAGGTACTTCACAAGTCTTCGCTGAACAATATGACCGGTACATGCGAGACCATTGTGGACGTGGATTATCGATAACCCAGAAACTACAACAGACATTTTCCTCCAGTGTGTATTTCACAAAGCAATGTCCTGGATTTTGTCTTCCCCAACTCCAGGCGGAAATGGACGAATTGCCATTACATGGATATATTCGGATTCCTCCCCTTCCGTATGCAGTTTTCCTTGAGTTCATTTGTTACCATGAACTCGGCGACATAAGGCGGCGTGACGATTCTCTATGTTACCTTATTGCTGTCAAACACGATGGTGACCAAGGTGGACAGAAACACTGGGTAGTGCACACGCTTGTAGGAATCTGCCATCAAACTTTAGGGGACAGTGATAGGGCTATCAGGTCATTTGAAGAGTCATTCTCGACAGACACACAGTGGAATCCAGCTTTGGATAGAATTGAGGCTCTGGAAgatgattaa